AGCCAGAGTCTTGTTAACCGCGTACTTCTGATTGATGGAATTGATCAGCTCGGTTTGGTTGTGCTTCTTAGCGACACCCCACAGGTCAGCAATCAGGTCGAAAGACCCATCGCTGTTGCGAGACCAGCCCAAATCGTATTCGCCTTCCAGAACTGCAACCAAGTCAGCCCGAACTCGTTGGCCGTTGTATCCACGAACATCGGCATTGCTCTTGACGCTAATGCCCAGGTCACGCAGAGAAGCCTTGAGGATTTCGGATTCGGTGATTTTGGTACGCAGTGTGCTAAAGTGAGACATTCGGATTTCCTCCTAGAGAAGTTACAAACAAACGACAACGTTTTTGTGACGATCGAGCCGCGTATGAGAGAGCGCGGCATTCTCTTAACCCGCTAGCTTTTGCTAGCCTTTCCTCCTGTTGGGAGCAGGAGAAAGCTTTTAAAACTCCATTCGCTGATATTCTGCGACGGAGGATGCAGCTGGTCTAGCACGCTGTCTGGCCCAATCTCGCAAGGCCGTTACCTGTTCTGTCATTGTTCTAGACAGCGGCTGTGTCGCTTTAATTGCGGCAATAATATCCAACTGGGTGAATTCTCGTTCTTGAGCAAAGGCTTCGTACATCGAAGCAATTAATCCCTGCTCAATTTCTGCTCCAGAGAAACCATCGGAGACTTTAGCTAATTGTTCTAGGTCGAAGCGAGCTACATCTCGGCGTCGCTTACCTATGTGAATCTTAAAGATCTCCTGGCGTTCTTCGGGAGTAGGCAAATCTACAAAGAAAATCTCATCAAAGCGACCCTTCCTCAAAAATTCCCCAGGTAGGCGTTCCACTCGGTTTGCTGTTGCCATCACAAAGACTGGTGAGGTTTTCTCTTGCATCCATGTGAGGAAGGAGCCGAATATGCGGCTGGAAGTGCCTCCATCAGAGTCGGCTGAGCCAGTGCTACCCGCAAAAGCTTTGTCCAACTCATCAATGAATAAGATCACTGGGGAAATAGATTCTGCCGTTTTTAAAGCATTTCTGAGATTGGCCTCTGAGCGACCTACCATTGAGCCGTCATACACGCGGCCCATGTCCAATCGCAAAAGTGGCAGACCCCAAAGGCGGGAAGTTGTCTTAGCAATCAGGGACTTGCCGCAACCGGGTACACCCAGGATTAGCATCCCCTTTGGCTGAGGCAGACCATACTCTCTGGCTCGCTCTGTAAAAGCATTGGAGCGTTGTTTTAGCCATCGTTTTAGCTCTTCTAAACCACCGATCGAATCAATCGTTTCATCTTCCTCAATATATTCCAGAATACCGTTGCGACGGATTAACTGTTTTTTCTCGGAAAGTATGATGTCTACTTCTGATTCGGTCAGGCGGCCATTGGTGACCTGTGCTTTACGGTACACCTTTTCTGCTTCATCCTTCGTCAGCCCCAGGGCTGCTCTCAGGAGTTTTTCCCGCGCTTCTGTCGTCAGTCTACGCGCACGACTGGGATCTAAATGCTGCGTCAACACCTGATTGAGCTCTGCCATGTCCGGCAGCGCGAAGTCCAGAACTACAACTTCCTTCTCCAGTTCAATCGGAATGGTTTGCACCGGGGACATCAGGATGATGGTTTTTTGGGTGCCTTTGAAGCTGGCGATCGCATCCCTTAACCATCGCGTCGTTGCTGGAGACTCGATAAATGGATGCAGATCCTTGAAGATGAAAATACTAGAATCTCGCTGAGGGTCTTTCTGTCGGTTCATCACCCACTCAATCGCTGCTTCCGGCGAAACGGTATTGTGCTGGGTAACGTGGCGCGGTTGGCCATACTCGACCATTCCGTGAGTCACCGTCCACACAAACACCCGTCGCGGGGGTTTCATTTGAGCGATTGTCGCTATTGCCTGCTCTGCCCGCTCTTCCTCGGATGTCACGAGGTAGATCAGAGGATATTGAGCTTGAATCAGAACGCTGAGTTCTTCTTTCATTTCGCCACGACCTACTATCGACCGAATGGAGACGGTGCAGACCTTGCTAGAATTTTCCTAAAGAGTTGTCTGCTTTTATCTAGTTTGCGACTTTAGCAGGGAACCAACTCTTGCTCTCCCTGTTGATCGGTTCCAGATGGTACTGTCACCTTTTCAACCGAAAGTTCTTCTGCAAGTACACCTGGCTGTTTGTTTAGGGAAACTAAATCTCCCTGTTGGACTACGACGGAACCCTTACACTCCGGACAACTGTAAACTCGATGCGTTTGCCCGTAGGATGCCTCTATCTCGTCTATCACTTCTGGGTGAGTTAGGTAGAAGATAATGGCTCGTTCGGCAATCGATGACATCGGCTCTGAGTCAATTGCGGCTCGAATCTTGAGTTGACGATGCAGCTCTGGTGAAAGATACAACGTAACCTTTTGTTTATCTTGCATATGACTCATCAGTCGTTCTACCCGGGTATGTATATCACCTTATCGATTAGATAGCCCGCTGTCAAGACATTAAAACGCTTTGACTGCATTATTGTTACATTTGTTTACATTGTGGGATTTGTTTGGATCTAGCTTTTCAAGGAGAGGGAAATTTGTTATATTGGTATTCCTGAGTTACGGCGGTATAGCCAAGTGGTAAGGCAGAGGTCTGCAAAACCTTTATCCCCCAGTTCAAATCTGGGTACCGCCTTTATGTACTGTACATCAGAAGATTCGTCAACCTCTTGGGGATTT
Above is a window of Argonema galeatum A003/A1 DNA encoding:
- a CDS encoding AAA family ATPase; this encodes MKEELSVLIQAQYPLIYLVTSEEERAEQAIATIAQMKPPRRVFVWTVTHGMVEYGQPRHVTQHNTVSPEAAIEWVMNRQKDPQRDSSIFIFKDLHPFIESPATTRWLRDAIASFKGTQKTIILMSPVQTIPIELEKEVVVLDFALPDMAELNQVLTQHLDPSRARRLTTEAREKLLRAALGLTKDEAEKVYRKAQVTNGRLTESEVDIILSEKKQLIRRNGILEYIEEDETIDSIGGLEELKRWLKQRSNAFTERAREYGLPQPKGMLILGVPGCGKSLIAKTTSRLWGLPLLRLDMGRVYDGSMVGRSEANLRNALKTAESISPVILFIDELDKAFAGSTGSADSDGGTSSRIFGSFLTWMQEKTSPVFVMATANRVERLPGEFLRKGRFDEIFFVDLPTPEERQEIFKIHIGKRRRDVARFDLEQLAKVSDGFSGAEIEQGLIASMYEAFAQEREFTQLDIIAAIKATQPLSRTMTEQVTALRDWARQRARPAASSVAEYQRMEF
- a CDS encoding DUF1257 domain-containing protein gives rise to the protein MSHFSTLRTKITESEILKASLRDLGISVKSNADVRGYNGQRVRADLVAVLEGEYDLGWSRNSDGSFDLIADLWGVAKKHNQTELINSINQKYAVNKTLAEVKQRGLQNANVKLVVQK